In Anopheles gambiae chromosome 2, idAnoGambNW_F1_1, whole genome shotgun sequence, a single window of DNA contains:
- the LOC1271571 gene encoding uncharacterized protein LOC1271571 isoform X2: protein MALVMLPCDLPWWSNVQKKLAQIEESSCLDVVIDVMQKLHELCNVSLDPDEDGKDTSVFDGLRHFVERTMDASERDHFLGHTIKALARHARNLKQYRPPRGLSFSLQQQADSYELSYRLVASLLANAFFSTFPKRTEKTHPTLQDFNFTHFFRGLVDNAVQRAKFRSFLYYFDWLERSGTSLDGSLRVSRKVMTGKQWLTIEDWLECELPLCDVEIRHEGKLDKADPEMLQTVFASARLGGDVLADGDTQESIQFCTFPELLAVLLYVESLEDNESLQIENVHHVARIVDPRQKGPLLERIAEPKATSLCCIDAENYRALPSQQFEEDDILRELNKCLLAFRQNTSCPVALGEPPTVPAAKAGDKRTGAGLKLDQLETVSSKGRLSPIGERDREGSTPGSPDVYTTIFIRQATPNSKRSSSDSNKLEKDINKRRSWLSPERPNAPSVCSGTGSNRRGKFIILGSSGECLPVNRHPLRIPDSYQQQQGLTRPDTLSSCGSSQDEFHSAKDSFDEDDEDGLRAHAYTSELDTPERRYEFAQKLRAALEHDRSNGLSGSTDDSSYAVGISVAGSQIRDLDIRVRRGGSCGFVLDGSMDSNYDELEWNGQSQEKTAGGPQQNGTLERKGTNESSKYSFDSDLGSELEEVYEKFAKWLEEPISTDKPKKLDARDEAVLKFANSLLKRTLSESFVGIPFTEECLSSGNASGTNSTGSHNAAGSGGTGSLGQKEKILLHVRSLSLELAKHKHKLAAQLISQLAQKRTLNVNLRPVATGNWGCGASKRGDVQLKMVIQWMAASVAGLPYLSYYTAGNEKLSKLDTICRVLKDRKWTVGELAAATLSHARDILEDPFYYNNDRNYCMFFEKLIGLEKVH from the exons ATGGCGCTCGTTATGCTTCCGTGCGATCTGCCCTGGTGGTCCAACGTGCAGAAGAAGCTGGCCCAAATCGAAGAATCCAGCTGCCTGGACGTGGTGATAGATGTGATGCAGAAGCTGCATGAACTATGCAA TGTCAGCCTGGACCCGGACGAGGATGGCAAGGATACGTCGGTGTTCGATGGATTGCGCCACTTTGTCGAGCGCACGATGGACGCCTCGGAGCGGGACCACTTCCTCGGGCACACGATCAAAGCGCTGGCACGGCATGCCCGCAACCTTAAGCAGTATCGGCCGCCGCGGGGTCTCAGCTTCAgtttgcagcagcaggcggACAGTTACGAGCTGAGCTATCGGCTGGTCGCGTCCCTGCTGGCCAACGCGTTCTTTTCGACATTTCCAAAACGTACTGAAAAAACACACCCCACGTTACAAGACTTTAActttacacacttttttagAGGTTTAGTAGA CAATGCCGTGCAGAGGGCAAAGTTCCGCAGCTTCCTGTACTACTTCGATTGGCTGGAGCGCAGCGGGACGTCACTGGACGGTTCGCTGCGAGTGTCCCGCAAGGTGATGACGGGCAAGCAGTGGCTCACGATCGAGGATTGGCTGGAGTGCGAGCTGCCCCTGTGCGACGTCGAGATACGCCACGAGGGCAAGCTGGACAAAGCCGATCCGGAAATGCTGCAAACGGTGTTCGCTAGTGCGCGGCTTGGTGGCGATGTGCTGGCCGACGGCGACACGCAAGAGTCGATCCAGTTCTGTACCTTTCCCGAGCTACTCGCGGTACTTCTGTACGTGGAGTCGCTCGAGGACAATGAATCGCTCCAGATCGAGAACGTGCATCACGTGGCGCGGATCGTCGATCCCCGGCAGAAGGGACCACTGTTGGAGCGAATCGCGGAACCGAAAGCGACGAGCCTGTGCTGTATCGACGCAGAGAACTACCGGGCGTTGCCGTCGCAGCAGTTCGAGGAGGACGACATACTGCGGGAGTTGAACAAGTGCCTGTTGGCGTTCCGCCAGAACACATCCTGCCCAGTGGCGCTGGGTGAGCCGCCGACGGTTCCAGCGGCAAAAGCGGGAGACAAGCGGACTGGGGCAGGGCTGAAGCTTGATCAGCTAGAAACAGTGTCTAGCAAAGGGCGTCTGTCACCGATCGGAGAGCGGGATCGGGAAGGGTCGACGCCGGGCTCGCCAGACGTTTATACGACGATCTTCATTCGGCAGGCAACACCGAACTCGAAGCGCTCGAGCAGTGACTCGAACAAACTAGAGAAGGACATAAACAAGCGGCGATCGTGGCTATCGCCGGAACGACCAAACGCACCGTCCGTATGCTCCGGCACTGGTTCGAACCGTCGGGGGAAGTTTATCATTCTCGGTTCGTCCGGCGAGTGTCTGCCAGTGAACCGACATCCGCTACGCATCCCGGACAgctatcagcagcagcaggggttGACGCGGCCCGACACACTATCGAGCTGTGGTTCGAGCCAGGACGAGTTCCACAGTGCGAAGGACAGCttcgacgaggacgacgaggatGGACTGCGGGCGCACGCGTACACGTCAGAGCTGGATACGCCCGAGCGACGGTACGAGTTTGCACAGAAGCTGCGGGCGGCTTTAGAGCATGACCGATCGAACGGACTGTCGGGGAGCACGGACGATAGCAGCTATGCGGTCGGGATCAGCGTGGCGGGATCGCAGATCCGTGATCTGGACATCCGCGTCAGGCGCGGCGGATCCTGCGGCTTCGTGCTGGACGGCTCGATGGATAGCAACTACGATGAGCTGGAATGGAATGGGCAGTCACAGGAAAAGACAGCTGGTGGACCACAGCAGAACGGGACGCTGGAACGGAAGGGAACCAATGAGTCGTCCAAGTACAGCTTTGATTCGGATCTCGGCTCGGAGCTGGAGGAGGTGTATGAAAAGTTTGCCAA ATGGCTTGAAGAACCAATCAGTACCGATAAGCCAAAAAAGCTGGATGCCCGGGACGAGGCTGTGCTGAAGTTTGCCAACTCATTGCTCAAGCGCACGCTCAGCGAGAGCTTCGTGGGCATTCCGTTCACCGAGGAGTGCCTGTCGAGCGGGAACGCATCAGGTACCAATTCGACCGGTTCACACAACGCTGCCGGAAGTGGAGGGACCGGATCGCTGGGCCAGAAGGAAAAGATTCTGTTGCACGTGCGATCACTTTCGCTGGAACTGGCCAAGCACAAGCACAAACTGGCAGCACAGCTG ATATCACAACTTGCTCAAAAACGCACGCTAAATGTGAACTTACGACCTGTTGCCACCGGGAACTGGGGCTGTGGCGCAAGCAAAAGGGGAGACGTGCAGCTCAAAATGGTGATCCAGTGGATGGCCGCTAGTGTCGCTGGTTTGCCTTACCTTAGCTATTACACTGCGGGCAACGAGAAACTGTCGAAG CTCGATACGATTTGCCGGGTGCTGAAGGACCGCAAGTGGACCGTGGGTGAACTGGCTGCTGCAACACTGAGCCATGCTCGGGATATCTTGGAGGATCCGTTCTACTACAACAATGATCGCAATTACTGCATGTTTTTCGAGAAGTTGATCGGACTAGAGAAAGTACATTGA
- the LOC1271571 gene encoding uncharacterized protein LOC1271571 isoform X1 gives MALVMLPCDLPWWSNVQKKLAQIEESSCLDVVIDVMQKLHELCNVSLDPDEDGKDTSVFDGLRHFVERTMDASERDHFLGHTIKALARHARNLKQYRPPRGLSFSLQQQADSYELSYRLVASLLANAFFSTFPKRTEKTHPTLQDFNFTHFFRGLVDNAVQRAKFRSFLYYFDWLERSGTSLDGSLRVSRKVMTGKQWLTIEDWLECELPLCDVEIRHEGKLDKADPEMLQTVFASARLGGDVLADGDTQESIQFCTFPELLAVLLYVESLEDNESLQIENVHHVARIVDPRQKGPLLERIAEPKATSLCCIDAENYRALPSQQFEEDDILRELNKCLLAFRQNTSCPVALGEPPTVPAAKAGDKRTGAGLKLDQLETVSSKGRLSPIGERDREGSTPGSPDVYTTIFIRQATPNSKRSSSDSNKLEKDINKRRSWLSPERPNAPSVCSGTGSNRRGKFIILGSSGECLPVNRHPLRIPDSYQQQQGLTRPDTLSSCGSSQDEFHSAKDSFDEDDEDGLRAHAYTSELDTPERRYEFAQKLRAALEHDRSNGLSGSTDDSSYAVGISVAGSQIRDLDIRVRRGGSCGFVLDGSMDSNYDELEWNGQSQEKTAGGPQQNGTLERKGTNESSKYSFDSDLGSELEEVYEKFAKWLEEPISTDKPKKLDARDEAVLKFANSLLKRTLSESFVGIPFTEECLSSGNASGTNSTGSHNAAGSGGTGSLGQKEKILLHVRSLSLELAKHKHKLAAQLCHDYLALEPAKLFKCPNIQLTRTDHRKLLHKLRSTQSGSGCSVTEVTVPAKVPPPKLERQSSLKTKLLQYKPNWSVSYTQDIKCDDVVLKISQLAQKRTLNVNLRPVATGNWGCGASKRGDVQLKMVIQWMAASVAGLPYLSYYTAGNEKLSKLDTICRVLKDRKWTVGELAAATLSHARDILEDPFYYNNDRNYCMFFEKLIGLEKVH, from the exons ATGGCGCTCGTTATGCTTCCGTGCGATCTGCCCTGGTGGTCCAACGTGCAGAAGAAGCTGGCCCAAATCGAAGAATCCAGCTGCCTGGACGTGGTGATAGATGTGATGCAGAAGCTGCATGAACTATGCAA TGTCAGCCTGGACCCGGACGAGGATGGCAAGGATACGTCGGTGTTCGATGGATTGCGCCACTTTGTCGAGCGCACGATGGACGCCTCGGAGCGGGACCACTTCCTCGGGCACACGATCAAAGCGCTGGCACGGCATGCCCGCAACCTTAAGCAGTATCGGCCGCCGCGGGGTCTCAGCTTCAgtttgcagcagcaggcggACAGTTACGAGCTGAGCTATCGGCTGGTCGCGTCCCTGCTGGCCAACGCGTTCTTTTCGACATTTCCAAAACGTACTGAAAAAACACACCCCACGTTACAAGACTTTAActttacacacttttttagAGGTTTAGTAGA CAATGCCGTGCAGAGGGCAAAGTTCCGCAGCTTCCTGTACTACTTCGATTGGCTGGAGCGCAGCGGGACGTCACTGGACGGTTCGCTGCGAGTGTCCCGCAAGGTGATGACGGGCAAGCAGTGGCTCACGATCGAGGATTGGCTGGAGTGCGAGCTGCCCCTGTGCGACGTCGAGATACGCCACGAGGGCAAGCTGGACAAAGCCGATCCGGAAATGCTGCAAACGGTGTTCGCTAGTGCGCGGCTTGGTGGCGATGTGCTGGCCGACGGCGACACGCAAGAGTCGATCCAGTTCTGTACCTTTCCCGAGCTACTCGCGGTACTTCTGTACGTGGAGTCGCTCGAGGACAATGAATCGCTCCAGATCGAGAACGTGCATCACGTGGCGCGGATCGTCGATCCCCGGCAGAAGGGACCACTGTTGGAGCGAATCGCGGAACCGAAAGCGACGAGCCTGTGCTGTATCGACGCAGAGAACTACCGGGCGTTGCCGTCGCAGCAGTTCGAGGAGGACGACATACTGCGGGAGTTGAACAAGTGCCTGTTGGCGTTCCGCCAGAACACATCCTGCCCAGTGGCGCTGGGTGAGCCGCCGACGGTTCCAGCGGCAAAAGCGGGAGACAAGCGGACTGGGGCAGGGCTGAAGCTTGATCAGCTAGAAACAGTGTCTAGCAAAGGGCGTCTGTCACCGATCGGAGAGCGGGATCGGGAAGGGTCGACGCCGGGCTCGCCAGACGTTTATACGACGATCTTCATTCGGCAGGCAACACCGAACTCGAAGCGCTCGAGCAGTGACTCGAACAAACTAGAGAAGGACATAAACAAGCGGCGATCGTGGCTATCGCCGGAACGACCAAACGCACCGTCCGTATGCTCCGGCACTGGTTCGAACCGTCGGGGGAAGTTTATCATTCTCGGTTCGTCCGGCGAGTGTCTGCCAGTGAACCGACATCCGCTACGCATCCCGGACAgctatcagcagcagcaggggttGACGCGGCCCGACACACTATCGAGCTGTGGTTCGAGCCAGGACGAGTTCCACAGTGCGAAGGACAGCttcgacgaggacgacgaggatGGACTGCGGGCGCACGCGTACACGTCAGAGCTGGATACGCCCGAGCGACGGTACGAGTTTGCACAGAAGCTGCGGGCGGCTTTAGAGCATGACCGATCGAACGGACTGTCGGGGAGCACGGACGATAGCAGCTATGCGGTCGGGATCAGCGTGGCGGGATCGCAGATCCGTGATCTGGACATCCGCGTCAGGCGCGGCGGATCCTGCGGCTTCGTGCTGGACGGCTCGATGGATAGCAACTACGATGAGCTGGAATGGAATGGGCAGTCACAGGAAAAGACAGCTGGTGGACCACAGCAGAACGGGACGCTGGAACGGAAGGGAACCAATGAGTCGTCCAAGTACAGCTTTGATTCGGATCTCGGCTCGGAGCTGGAGGAGGTGTATGAAAAGTTTGCCAA ATGGCTTGAAGAACCAATCAGTACCGATAAGCCAAAAAAGCTGGATGCCCGGGACGAGGCTGTGCTGAAGTTTGCCAACTCATTGCTCAAGCGCACGCTCAGCGAGAGCTTCGTGGGCATTCCGTTCACCGAGGAGTGCCTGTCGAGCGGGAACGCATCAGGTACCAATTCGACCGGTTCACACAACGCTGCCGGAAGTGGAGGGACCGGATCGCTGGGCCAGAAGGAAAAGATTCTGTTGCACGTGCGATCACTTTCGCTGGAACTGGCCAAGCACAAGCACAAACTGGCAGCACAGCTG TGTCATGATTATCTTGCACTGGAACCGGCAAAGCTATTCAAGTGTCCCAACATACAGCTCACCCGAACCGACCACCGGAAGCTCCTGCACAAGTTGCGCTCGACCCAGAGCGGCTCTGGCTGCTCGGTAACGGAGGTGACCGTGCCGGCCAAGGTTCCACCGCCCAAGCTAGAGCGGCAGTCGTCGCTGAAAACGAAACTGCTGCAGTACAAACCGAACTGGTCCGTTTCCTACACGCAGGATATCAAGTGTGATGATGTGGTGCTGAAG ATATCACAACTTGCTCAAAAACGCACGCTAAATGTGAACTTACGACCTGTTGCCACCGGGAACTGGGGCTGTGGCGCAAGCAAAAGGGGAGACGTGCAGCTCAAAATGGTGATCCAGTGGATGGCCGCTAGTGTCGCTGGTTTGCCTTACCTTAGCTATTACACTGCGGGCAACGAGAAACTGTCGAAG CTCGATACGATTTGCCGGGTGCTGAAGGACCGCAAGTGGACCGTGGGTGAACTGGCTGCTGCAACACTGAGCCATGCTCGGGATATCTTGGAGGATCCGTTCTACTACAACAATGATCGCAATTACTGCATGTTTTTCGAGAAGTTGATCGGACTAGAGAAAGTACATTGA
- the LOC1271572 gene encoding uncharacterized protein LOC1271572 → MCGILCIFTQYTSTDTSPQNRTSCNGESSQCGDLSCDSLREMAFRQSSKQRHRGPDQTGLCVNDEYGFVLVQERLSIVGVKTGRQPLTSTNGMTHLVANGEIYNFLHMASLINDALKFEYYTPRSDCDVLVAFYELFGADRLLQIVRGMFAFVMYDCSTHRLLVARDPVGIVPLYYGWDDAGSLWFASELKCLVGCCPEVNVFPPGHSYYGLRESFVPKPYFQALWMTEISTARVDLELLKHHLESAVESHLQSEVPFGALLSGGLDSSLIASIATRILRARTDNSTFRLKTYSIGLEGESPDLTYARMVADHIGSDHTEVRFTIPEGIDLVRDAVYYAETYDVTTIRCIVAVMLLARAIRSEGIKVVLSGEGADELFGGYLYFHRAPSAAEFHRETVRRVRGLHLSDCLRANKGCAAWGLELRVPFLDTDFLQHVMSIRPEDRAPGIPSHDDHSTLEKRILRQAFAGGNYLPPEVLWRQKEQFSDGVGYAWIDAITQWASKRVTQTEYAAAADRFPFNTPTTKEAFYYRKLFEQMFPGESFARTVQRWIPRTDWGCSEDPSGRKQDVHRGHNRREQE, encoded by the coding sequence ATGTGTGGTATTCTTTGTATATTTACGCAATATACATCAACAGACACAAGCCCACAAAATCGCACAAGTTGCAATGGAGAGTCCTCACAGTGTGGTGATCTTTCGTGTGATTCCTTACGGGAAATGGCCTTTCGGCAATCGAGTAAACAGCGGCACCGAGGTCCCGATCAAACTGGCCTGTGCGTTAATGACGAGTATGGATTCGTGCTGGTACAGGAGCGCCTTTCGATTGTTGGAGTGAAAACAGGACGGCAACCCCTAACCTCAACCAACGGCATGACGCATCTGGTAGCGAACGGAGAGATTTACAACTTTCTTCATATGGCGTCGCTTATTAACGATGCGCTGAAATTTGAATACTACACACCGCGCAGTGATTGTGACGTTCTGGTAGCTTTCTACGAGCTGTTTGGAGCAGATCGATTATTGCAAATTGTTCGCGGCATGTTCGCCTTCGTGATGTACGACTGCAGCACCCATCGGTTGCTGGTAGCTCGTGATCCGGTCGGCATAGTGCCACTTTACTATGGTTGGGATGACGCAGGGAGTTTGTGGTTTGCCAGTGAGTTAAAGTGTCTAGTGGGTTGCTGTCCCGAAGTAAATGTGTTCCCTCCCGGCCATTCATACTATGGGCTAAGGGAGAGTTTTGTCCCGAAACCTTACTTTCAAGCACTATGGATGACGGAAATTTCTACCGCTAGAGTCGACCTGGAACTGTTGAAACACCACCTGGAAAGCGCCGTTGAGTCACATTTGCAGAGTGAGGTGCCGTTCGGTGCTCTGCTTAGTGGTGGACTCGACTCTAGCCTGATCGCCTCCATCGCCACACGCATACTTCGCGCACGCACAGATAATTCAACCTTTCGACTAAAGACATACAGCATTGGGCTGGAGGGAGAAAGTCCTGATCTAACGTATGCACGCATGGTGGCTGACCACATCGGCAGTGATCACACCGAGGTCCGTTTTACCATCCCGGAGGGCATAGACCTCGTACGGGACGCTGTGTACTATGCCGAGACTTACGACGTCACTACGATCCGCTGCATCGTAGCGGTAATGCTGCTGGCAAGGGCCATCCGCAGCGAAGGCATTAAGGTGGTGCTCTCGGGCGAGGGGGCCGATGAGCTATTCGGCGGCTATCTTTATTTTCATCGTGCCCCGAGTGCGGCCGAGTTTCATCGTGAAACGGTGCGCCGCGTACGAGGACTTCATCTGTCCGATTGTTTGCGTGCGAACAAAGGCTGTGCGGCCTGGGGACTGGAGTTAAGGGTTCCGTTTCTCGATACCGATTTCTTGCAGCACGTAATGTCGATCAGGCCGGAGGATAGGGCGCCCGGCATACCGTCGCACGATGATCACAGTACGCTGGAAAAACGTATTCTTCGACAAGCGTTCGCTGGTGGTAATTACCTTCCGCCGGAAGTGCTCTGGAGACAGAAGGAGCAGTTTTCCGATGGAGTTGGATATGCCTGGATCGATGCCATTACCCAGTGGGCTTCGAAGCGTGTCACTCAGACGGAGTATGCAGCTGCCGCCGATAGATTTCCCTTCAACACGCCGACAACGAAAGAAGCGTTCTACTATCGGAAGCTATTCGAGCAAATGTTCCCGGGGGAAAGCTTTGCACGTACGGTGCAACGGTGGATTCCACGCACGGATTGGGGTTGCTCGGAAGATCCGTCCGGTAGAAAGCAAGACGTTCATCGAGGTCATAATAGGCGAGAACAGGAATAG
- the LOC1271573 gene encoding uncharacterized protein LOC1271573, whose translation MILHSLLAVFCGFVLEHASAGSIPQGYGSSSAENRGTAPSQHCTDFNPQHGLDIDQIMGIWYGSEVITHDSREEGESVYKTCVVIHLADVTNATTSVYDQSTGYGGRTNPSGTNYDRFATSYGYGGRSPSSSYEQQNQQRRQQGNHQYLQHEPRTMRNLRLIWDEAEHTLEYTLRYNTSMPGFWISASPQSGSMIQLQYVQFTGTVQVLKAVNNQLVLNFCQSLPGGQLFTIVLSRVPMSLGPEDIQSIRNLLRRRGLSTTSVRKVCQSGASRGDFSMFAIAALAVVTALVKRLH comes from the exons atgatCCTCCATTCGCTGTTGGCTGtcttttgtggttttgtgctGGAGCACGCATCTGCCGGAAGTATCCCGCAAGGGTACGGATCCAGCTCGGCAGAAAACCGTGGCACTGCTCCCTCGCAGCACTGTACGGATTTCAATCCCCAGCATGGCCTCGACATTGACCAG ATTATGGGCATCTGGTATGGGAGCGAAGTGATCACGCACGACAGTCGCGAGGAGGGCGAATCGGTCTACAAAACCTGCGTTGTAATCCACCTGGCAGACGTGACGAACGCG ACAACCTCCGTATACGATCAATCGACGGGATACGGTGGCCGCACTAACCCGTCTGGTACGAACTATGACCGTTTTGCGACGTCGTACGGCTACGGCGGTCGGAGCCCGAGCAGCTCGTACGAGCAGCAAAATCAGCAGCGCCGTCAGCAGGGCAACCATCAGTATTTGCAGCATGAACCGCGTACGATGCGCAACCTACGCCTGATTTGGGACGAGGCCGAGCACACGCTGGAGTACACGCTGCGTTACAACACATCGATGCCCGGGTTCTGGATCTCGGCCTCTCCGCAGTCCGGCTCGATGATACAGCTGCAGTACGTTCAGTTTACCGGCACGGTGCAGGTGCTGAAGGCGGTCAACAATCAGCTCGTGCTCAACTTCTGCCAGAGTCTGCCGGGGGGTCAGCTGTTCACGATCGTGCTGTCGCGTGTGCCGATGAGCTTGGGACCGGAG GATATTCAAAGCATCCGCAATCTGTTGCGGCGTCGCGGTCTGTCGACAACTTCGGTGCGCAAGGTCTGCCAGAGTGGTGCTTCACGCGGTGACTTTTCGATGTTCGCCATCGCGGCTCTGGCCGTCGTAACTGCCCTAGTCAAACGGTTGCACTGA
- the LOC1271574 gene encoding mitochondrial potassium channel, protein MLTSRVTVCCSMHGLNQSCFRTNYIISFRCLADRAKAVDSGAQEKESFQYYTIASEQVTKGPSPKHGTDVALRRISLVDLAKSKLYEAQSFYDEFSGMNEVKVAQNKVIEIQDQLQLVQERRRHILLELTLVRKQLQDIHIELQKATRGEHRYVELIKQEFDVLAREKEKNQIFQIIDQEERELFSHLTAAVKTSHEKERTQANNVKYWSIIASGVGALLGIVATSINYYFRNTQFETIRKAAEENNRKLAGMEKQLVNLETSIGRMNVEWNRYLSEKRVAEQRRVARSSPESWGGYFRRHLSRFARVFIPKA, encoded by the exons ATGCTCACGTCACGAGTTACTGTCTGCTGCAGCATGCATGGACTAAACCAGTCATGCTTTCGTACAAATTACATAATTTCATTCCGTTGTTTAGCGGACCGGGCCAAGGCAGTCGATTCGGGTGCGCAGGAAAAAGAGTCCTTCCAGTACTACACCATCGCATCGGAGCAGGTGACAAAAGGGCCAAGTCCAAAGCATGGCACGGATGTGGCCCTGCGCCGTATCAGCTTGGTCGATCTGGCCAAAAGCAAGCTGTACGAGGCACAATCATTCTACGACGAGTTTAGCGGTATGAACGAGGTGAAAGTAGCGCAGAACAAGGTGATCGAAATTCAGGACCAGCTGCAGCTCGTCCAGGAACGTCGACGGCACATCCTGCTGGAGCTGACGTTGGTGCGCAAACAGCTGCAGGACATTCACATCGAGCTGCAGAAGGCAACGCGGGGGGAGCATCGTTACGTGGAGCTGATCAAGCAGGAGTTTGAT GTGCTCGCAcgggagaaggagaagaaccAAATCTTTCAAATCATCGACCAGGAGGAGCGGGAACTGTTCTCGCACCTGACGGCAGCGGTCAAGACGTCCCACGAGAAGGAACGCACGCAGGCGAACAACGTAAAGTACTGGTCCATCATTGCGTCCGGCGTAGGGGCACTGTTGGGCATTGTGGCCACCTCGATAAACTATTACTTCCGCAACACCCAGTTCGAAACGATACGGAAAGCGGCGGAGGAAAACAATCGGAAGCTGGCCGGCATGGAGAAGCAGCTGGTGAACTTAGAGACGTCCATCGGGCGAATGAACGTTGAGTGGAACCGTTATTTGAGCGAGAAACGGGTAGCTGAGCAGCGCCGAGTGGCACGCAGCTCGCCCGAGTCCTGGGGCGGGTACTTCCGACGGCATTTGTCGCGATTCGCTCGTGTTTTCATACCAAAAGCTTAG
- the LOC3290912 gene encoding mitochondrial potassium channel → MALREMICKDAVRMYSQLLIINPLPVNSNRFIATQQGNLSKGSGQSSSYDSLPEGFAHPFVTHGQSSLKLRFTEQGRLMIYNIKHFYEDFTGNSEVREAQSKVNDLQHKLDIVMDKRNTSELELIEVKKQLAELNSSQQNVTHQDIEYLDYLKKEFKLLSEKQRLNGLIGLLNYEHQLLLMQLTHALNEVHAKERHEANTLRLVKVFLTTLVAVIGFAGNAGYNHYKDAKVQNHMMQQSTMLQTVLEYVEEEKSRKATASTESWGSYLYRQPGRLYGYLLPKQSTESWGSSLYRQPVRLYRYMFPKNP, encoded by the exons atGGCTTTGCGAGAAATGATATGCAAAGATGCTGTTCGTATGTACTCCCAACTGTTAATAATCAATCCACTGCCAGTGAACTCCAACCGATTCATTGCTACACAGCAAGGAAATCTTTCAAAGGGCAGTGGTCAATCATCATCATACGATAGCCTCCCTGAAGGATTTGCTCATCCTTTTGTAACGCACGGTCAGAGTTCCCTCAAGCTACGTTTCACCGAGCAAGGAAGGCTTATGATTTACAACATTAAGCATTTTTACGAGGACTTTACGGGCAACAGTGAGGTGAGGGAGGCACAAAGCAAAGTGAACGATTTGCAGCACAAGCTGGACATCGTAATGGACAAACGGAACACTAGCGAGCTGGAGCTCATAGAGGTCAAGAAGCAACTTGCGGAACTGAACAGCTCACAGCAAAATGTAACGCATCAGGACATCGAATACTTAGACTATTTGAAAAAAGAATTCAAG CTTTTATCCGAGAAGCAGCGCCTGAATGGACTGATAGGGCTACTGAACTACGAACACCaactgctgctgatgcagcTAACACACGCCCTCAATGAGGTCCATGCGAAGGAGCGCCATGAAGCAAACACGCTTCGATTGGTGAAGGTATTCCTCACCACACTGGTGGCCGTGATTGGATTCGCAGGAAACGCCGGGTACAATCACTACAAGGACGCCAAGGTGCAGAACCACATGATGCAGCAAAGCACGATGCTTCAGACGGTGTTGGAGTATGTGGAGGAGGAGAAATCACGCAAAGCGACAGCTTCGACTGAATCCTGGGGAAGCTATTTGTATCGCCAGCCGGGCCGGCTGTACGGATACCTGCTGCCGAAACAGTCCACAGAGTCATGGGGAAGCAGCCTATATCGTCAACCTGTTCGGCTTTATCGGTACATGTTTCCTAAAAATCCATAA